The following proteins come from a genomic window of Nostoc sp. TCL26-01:
- the glmS gene encoding glutamine--fructose-6-phosphate transaminase (isomerizing) — protein sequence MCGIVGYIGTQAATEILLAGLEKLEYRGYDSAGVATVWEGEVNCVRAKGKLHNLRSKLEQLATPAQIGIGHTRWATHGKPEEYNAHPHMDTAMRIAVVQNGIIENYRELREELKHKGHEFRSETDTEVIPHLIAEFLKHPPSHPLATSPSPFLEAIRQAANHLQGAFAIAVISADYPDELIVVRQQAPLVIGFGQGEFFCASDTPAIVAYTRAVLPLENGEIARLTPLGVEIYNFAGDRLKKQPRMLNLHPTMVEKQGFKHFMLKEIYEQPGVVRASLEAYFNPDASSDESFLSPVNLGLGAEFYADLAQIHIVACGTSWHAALVGKYLLEQLAGISTQVHYASEYRYAPSPLTPNTLVIGVTQSGETADTLAALAMEKERRQGKEPKYQARLLGITNRPESSLGHLVTHIINTLAGIEIGVAATKTFSAQLMAFYALALDLAYHRQTIAPDKLADIIQGLRQIPKEIEATLERQEKLTEHLAHEFAETQDFIFLGRGINFPIALEGALKLKEISYIHAEGYPAGEMKHGPIALLDAKVPVVAIAYPGSVYEKVISNSQEAKARDSRLIGITPVSDGEAAEIFNDLLPVSSVDELLSPILTVVPLQLLAYHIAARRGLDVDQPRNLAKSVTVE from the coding sequence GCGGCATTGTTGGGTATATTGGCACTCAAGCAGCGACAGAAATTTTATTGGCTGGGTTAGAAAAATTAGAGTATCGTGGTTATGATTCAGCTGGGGTGGCGACAGTTTGGGAAGGGGAAGTAAATTGTGTCAGGGCTAAAGGGAAACTTCACAACCTGCGTTCTAAACTGGAACAATTGGCTACACCTGCTCAAATTGGCATTGGTCATACACGCTGGGCAACTCATGGTAAACCAGAAGAGTATAATGCCCATCCCCATATGGATACAGCTATGCGGATTGCTGTGGTTCAGAATGGCATTATCGAAAACTACCGCGAGTTAAGAGAAGAACTCAAACACAAAGGACATGAATTTCGTTCGGAAACAGATACAGAAGTCATTCCTCACCTCATAGCCGAATTTCTCAAACATCCTCCTTCTCACCCTCTTGCTACCTCCCCTTCCCCCTTCCTAGAAGCAATTCGCCAAGCTGCTAACCACTTACAAGGAGCATTTGCGATCGCTGTCATTTCTGCTGATTATCCCGACGAATTGATTGTCGTGCGTCAGCAAGCACCATTGGTGATCGGATTTGGACAAGGCGAGTTCTTTTGCGCCTCAGATACGCCAGCGATTGTGGCCTATACCCGTGCCGTATTACCCCTAGAGAATGGCGAGATAGCCCGTCTGACACCCTTGGGAGTGGAGATTTATAACTTTGCTGGGGACAGATTAAAAAAACAACCCCGGATGCTCAATTTGCATCCTACAATGGTAGAGAAGCAGGGATTCAAACACTTTATGCTCAAAGAAATTTATGAGCAACCAGGAGTGGTAAGAGCTAGCTTGGAAGCATACTTTAATCCCGATGCTAGTTCTGATGAATCTTTCCTATCACCAGTTAATTTGGGCTTAGGTGCAGAATTTTACGCAGATTTAGCACAAATTCATATTGTTGCTTGTGGTACAAGTTGGCACGCCGCCTTAGTCGGGAAGTATTTACTGGAACAGTTAGCAGGTATTTCCACTCAAGTACACTATGCTTCTGAGTACCGCTATGCACCATCCCCCCTGACACCGAATACATTAGTTATTGGTGTGACTCAATCAGGGGAAACTGCGGATACTTTGGCAGCCTTGGCGATGGAAAAAGAACGCCGCCAGGGGAAAGAACCAAAATATCAGGCGCGACTTTTGGGGATTACCAATCGCCCAGAAAGCAGTCTTGGTCATCTTGTCACCCATATTATTAATACTTTGGCTGGTATTGAAATTGGAGTAGCGGCAACAAAAACTTTTAGCGCTCAACTCATGGCGTTTTATGCCCTAGCTTTAGATTTAGCCTATCATCGTCAGACAATAGCCCCAGATAAACTAGCAGATATTATCCAAGGTTTACGGCAGATTCCTAAAGAAATCGAAGCTACCTTAGAACGTCAGGAAAAATTGACAGAACACCTAGCTCACGAATTTGCGGAAACTCAAGACTTCATCTTTTTGGGTAGAGGCATTAACTTTCCCATTGCTTTGGAAGGAGCTTTAAAACTCAAAGAAATCAGCTACATTCACGCTGAAGGTTATCCAGCAGGAGAAATGAAACATGGCCCCATCGCACTGTTAGATGCAAAAGTGCCGGTGGTGGCGATCGCATATCCTGGTAGTGTTTACGAAAAGGTGATTTCCAACTCTCAAGAAGCCAAAGCCAGAGATTCCCGGTTAATAGGTATTACACCAGTCAGTGATGGCGAAGCCGCAGAAATCTTTAACGATTTACTTCCTGTATCATCGGTAGATGAATTACTCTCGCCCATCCTCACAGTCGTGCCTTTGCAACTCTTGGCATATCACATTGCTGCCCGTCGCGGTTTAGATGTTGATCAGCCGAGAAATTTGGCAAAATCAGTAACTGTTGAGTAG
- a CDS encoding endonuclease domain-containing protein: protein MPKSSPRIRGTTPEIEAAAIQLRQKLTPAEKQLWQALRGGKLGGFKFRRQHPVGRFILDFYCPACKLVIEVDGAIHNYQADYDAERTKYLEAYGYTVVRFQNEEVMQQLEKILEQILEAVITLTPNPSPVIGRGG, encoded by the coding sequence ATGCCCAAATCATCCCCCAGAATCCGAGGAACCACACCGGAAATAGAAGCCGCAGCTATACAACTACGCCAAAAACTCACGCCTGCTGAAAAGCAACTCTGGCAAGCTTTAAGAGGAGGTAAACTAGGTGGTTTCAAGTTCCGCCGTCAGCACCCCGTTGGACGTTTTATTCTTGATTTTTACTGTCCAGCTTGCAAACTAGTCATTGAAGTAGATGGGGCAATTCATAATTATCAGGCAGACTATGATGCAGAGAGAACAAAATATTTAGAAGCTTACGGTTATACAGTTGTGCGTTTTCAGAATGAAGAAGTTATGCAACAATTGGAAAAAATTTTAGAGCAAATTCTTGAAGCTGTAATAACCCTCACCCCCAACCCCTCTCCCGTCATCGGGAGAGGGGGGTAA
- a CDS encoding pentapeptide repeat-containing protein: MTTPIVKKSNNQPNHTKNPAKTNSLPLATRRLAAWAAEMAIVVTSGLVPYGIGVYVNSLGNVNRVPLHPVLVVTERAIARPLALPANYGIRNVAWPTNFLWMLALLAPTTLSWWQLYLLGKTGSTLPKRWFGVKVVNEEGTAPGLATVVVREGIGRWTVPMSIAYILWRYSFAFPNLGLFTSLAVLMVLGEGLALPARRGRKALHDWLAGTYVVDSHRPVPSPDVAASGRGLSATSHEIEGNVAASATMAMGYTPSEVSNTNNGSLLSLWRRMQQNPSLTVFGVAITSMTAVLATLIGTQIYIQTQQGHRESQKINSEQFLALVKQLSPESAASVTERQSTILALGSLKDSQSIQFLTDLLVNETNPILLDTIQQALTSVGTEAIPELKNKNQFLAGELEAVSSASSEREVRQKRLQINQQTINKILSVYGGKTQGLDLSRTQLGQSGTPGSSFFNLVLDNADLSGVKFKSANLNQASFKGSRFRSPGDDGRLDTYDDAIADLSQAQMKQANFTDANLSRVVMSGSDLSRATLNRANLANARLVGANLSSAQLVGADLRDALLENASLTGADLGDAKLNEANLYGARLGRVIAIGTQLSFANLTKTDWQGSDLSGADLERANLSNADLSAARLTGAILRSAQLENTNLRNADLSLVDLRGANVAGADFKDTILTPNKQDPADQFVQTPDLGAVSAVVKGVDFSQAKNLDARQLAYICTQGGLHPRCP, from the coding sequence ATGACCACGCCAATTGTTAAAAAAAGTAATAATCAACCAAATCACACTAAAAATCCAGCAAAAACCAATTCACTACCCTTAGCGACAAGGCGCTTGGCTGCTTGGGCAGCAGAAATGGCCATAGTAGTTACTAGTGGCTTGGTTCCTTACGGTATTGGTGTATATGTAAATTCTCTGGGTAACGTCAATCGTGTACCGCTTCATCCTGTATTAGTAGTCACAGAAAGAGCGATCGCCAGACCTCTAGCACTGCCCGCTAACTATGGTATTCGTAATGTAGCTTGGCCGACTAATTTCTTGTGGATGTTAGCCTTGTTAGCACCCACAACTCTGTCCTGGTGGCAATTATACCTACTGGGAAAAACAGGTAGTACCCTTCCTAAGCGTTGGTTTGGGGTCAAAGTAGTGAACGAAGAAGGCACAGCACCGGGTTTAGCCACCGTAGTCGTGCGGGAAGGCATCGGGCGCTGGACTGTACCTATGTCCATTGCTTATATTCTCTGGCGCTACAGTTTTGCTTTTCCTAACTTGGGATTATTTACATCATTGGCAGTATTAATGGTTTTAGGTGAGGGTTTAGCCTTACCAGCTCGCCGGGGACGTAAAGCATTGCACGATTGGTTGGCAGGTACTTATGTGGTAGATAGTCATCGGCCTGTGCCATCCCCAGATGTCGCCGCCAGTGGACGAGGTTTATCTGCTACTAGCCATGAAATTGAAGGTAATGTAGCCGCTTCAGCCACAATGGCCATGGGTTACACTCCATCAGAAGTTAGCAATACCAATAACGGCAGTTTGCTGTCCTTGTGGCGACGGATGCAGCAAAACCCCAGCCTGACAGTTTTTGGTGTGGCTATTACCAGTATGACGGCTGTGCTGGCAACGCTGATTGGTACGCAAATTTACATCCAAACTCAGCAAGGTCACAGAGAATCACAAAAAATCAATAGTGAGCAGTTTTTGGCATTGGTCAAACAATTGAGTCCTGAATCTGCCGCCAGTGTAACAGAGCGCCAAAGCACAATTTTGGCTTTAGGTAGCCTCAAGGATTCCCAGTCCATCCAGTTTTTAACAGATTTGCTGGTGAATGAAACTAACCCCATCCTATTAGATACCATCCAACAAGCACTGACAAGTGTGGGAACTGAAGCCATCCCCGAATTAAAAAATAAAAATCAGTTCCTGGCTGGTGAATTAGAGGCTGTGAGCAGTGCATCCTCAGAACGAGAAGTCCGGCAAAAACGATTACAAATTAATCAACAGACAATTAACAAAATTCTCAGTGTTTATGGGGGCAAAACCCAAGGACTTGACCTCAGTCGCACCCAACTAGGACAAAGTGGTACTCCTGGTAGTTCCTTCTTTAACTTGGTTTTAGACAATGCTGATTTATCAGGAGTTAAATTTAAATCTGCCAATCTTAACCAAGCCAGTTTTAAGGGCAGCCGTTTTCGTAGTCCTGGTGATGATGGACGTTTGGATACATATGATGATGCGATCGCTGACCTAAGTCAAGCCCAGATGAAACAAGCTAATTTCACTGACGCTAACCTCAGTCGTGTAGTGATGAGTGGCAGTGATTTAAGTCGCGCTACCCTCAACAGAGCTAATTTAGCCAATGCGCGTTTAGTTGGTGCAAACCTCAGCAGCGCCCAATTAGTCGGAGCTGATTTGCGGGATGCACTGCTAGAAAATGCTAGCCTAACTGGAGCCGATTTAGGTGATGCCAAGTTGAACGAAGCTAACCTATATGGGGCGCGTCTTGGTAGAGTAATAGCGATCGGTACTCAATTATCATTTGCTAATTTAACTAAAACTGATTGGCAAGGTTCAGATTTATCCGGCGCTGATTTAGAAAGAGCTAATCTCAGCAATGCTGACCTCAGTGCTGCCCGGCTGACAGGTGCGATTTTACGCTCTGCCCAGTTAGAAAATACTAACCTCCGCAATGCCGACCTCAGTCTTGTAGACTTACGCGGAGCAAATGTCGCCGGTGCTGATTTCAAAGATACAATTCTGACTCCCAATAAACAAGATCCTGCCGATCAATTCGTCCAAACTCCGGATTTAGGCGCAGTATCCGCCGTAGTTAAAGGTGTGGATTTTTCCCAAGCCAAAAACTTAGATGCTAGACAACTAGCTTACATTTGTACTCAGGGTGGTCTTCATCCCCGTTGTCCGTAA
- a CDS encoding protein-glutamate O-methyltransferase CheR: protein MILPKPNLEDIEIKLLLEGIYQYYGYDFRNYALSSLKRRLQSFMRLEGLENVSALQEQLLHDRTCLERFLLSLTVNVTSMFRDPSFYLAFRNQVISLLRTYPFIRIWHAGCSTGEEVYSMAILLQEENIYHRCRIYATDTNEKVLQNAKSGIFPLKMMQDYTQLYLRAGGKQSFSEYYTAAYDHAIFRTSLRENIIFAQHNLATDSSFNEFNVIFCRNVLIYFNQVLQKRVHTLFYNSLCNFGILGLGKQESIRFTPYEQYYEEIAKGEKLYRRLN, encoded by the coding sequence ATGATTCTCCCCAAACCCAACCTAGAAGACATTGAAATCAAGTTGCTATTAGAAGGAATATACCAGTACTACGGTTATGACTTCCGCAATTATGCCTTGTCTTCTCTTAAACGTCGTCTTCAGAGTTTTATGCGCTTGGAGGGTTTAGAGAATGTTTCTGCATTGCAAGAACAATTACTACATGATCGCACTTGTTTAGAAAGATTTTTACTGAGTTTGACAGTCAATGTCACATCCATGTTTCGTGATCCCAGCTTTTATTTAGCTTTCCGAAATCAGGTAATTTCCTTACTGCGAACTTACCCCTTTATCCGCATCTGGCACGCTGGCTGTTCAACAGGCGAAGAAGTTTACTCAATGGCCATCCTCCTACAGGAAGAAAATATTTACCACCGTTGTCGGATATATGCAACCGACACTAATGAGAAAGTATTACAAAATGCCAAAAGTGGGATTTTTCCGCTAAAAATGATGCAGGACTACACCCAACTTTATTTAAGAGCAGGAGGTAAACAGTCTTTTTCCGAATATTACACCGCAGCTTATGATCATGCAATTTTTCGGACTTCCCTACGAGAAAACATTATCTTTGCTCAACACAATTTAGCCACGGATAGTTCTTTTAATGAGTTTAACGTCATCTTTTGCCGTAACGTCCTCATATACTTCAATCAAGTACTACAAAAGCGAGTACACACGCTCTTTTATAACAGTCTGTGTAACTTTGGTATCTTGGGTTTAGGCAAGCAAGAATCCATCAGATTCACTCCTTATGAGCAGTACTATGAGGAAATAGCTAAAGGCGAGAAACTCTACCGGAGGCTCAACTAA
- a CDS encoding chemotaxis protein CheB yields the protein MSFEIVVIGTSLGGLSALQHLLKDLSVDFPVPVAIVQHRHKESDDTLRALLQEYALLPIREVEDKDEISPGQIYLAPADYHLLVEPGYFSLSTEQPVSFARPSIDVLFESAADVYGSQVIGVILTGANQDGSAGLKKVKARGGVTVVQDPTTAACGIMPGAAISVVAVDWILSLSEISPLLINLCYSIRN from the coding sequence ATGTCTTTTGAGATTGTAGTTATTGGCACTTCTTTAGGAGGGTTATCCGCATTGCAACATCTTCTCAAAGACTTATCTGTTGATTTTCCAGTACCAGTGGCAATTGTGCAACATCGGCACAAGGAATCTGACGATACCCTGAGAGCATTACTGCAAGAATATGCTTTATTGCCTATTCGAGAAGTAGAAGATAAAGACGAAATCTCACCAGGACAAATTTACTTAGCGCCAGCCGATTATCATTTACTGGTTGAACCTGGTTATTTTTCCCTCTCGACTGAGCAACCTGTTTCCTTCGCCAGACCCTCTATTGATGTACTGTTTGAATCAGCAGCAGATGTCTATGGGTCACAGGTCATTGGTGTAATATTGACTGGGGCAAATCAAGATGGTAGCGCCGGACTAAAAAAAGTCAAAGCTAGAGGAGGTGTCACTGTTGTGCAAGATCCTACTACTGCTGCCTGTGGAATTATGCCAGGCGCAGCTATATCGGTTGTTGCAGTAGACTGGATTTTGTCACTCTCAGAAATTTCTCCCCTATTAATAAATCTTTGTTATTCTATACGGAACTGA
- a CDS encoding response regulator codes for MQPETNVNILLVDDKVENLLALEAILERLGANLVRATSGEEALRCLLHQDFAVILLDVQMPGIDGFETATLIRNRGRSRQTPIIFLTAFSTSDQMLFKGYALGAVDYLLKPIDANTLISKVTVFVELFRKTQAIQQQAAQLAAINAELRQSEERFRSLSTCSPLGIFETDTQGRCTYTNPRYQAICSLSAAESLQTRWLESVHPEDQASAIASWSDYIAQGGDYSQEFRFQTADGSIRWVQVNSSPMLSSQGELLGYVGTLADITTRKQAEEIRAQVIREQTARQEAETANRMKDEFLAVLSHELRTPLTSMLGWSKILRAKKLDEKSTARALEAIERNATSQVQLIEDILDVSRIIRGQLRLNLSAVNLITVIEAALDAVRPLAEAKSITISNALDASLGSVCGDPTRLQQIVWNLLTNAIKFTPKEGKVEVRLEIIQPADTATNHLNYAQIQIIDTGIGIEPEFLPKVFERFRQADSTTTRSHSGLGLGLAIVRHLVELHKGIILAESQGSGKGSTFTVRLPLMPQETAPVPSAQSESQSSFFVGCKILIVDDETDTRNFLAFLFEEYGAVASTTASVEAALAVIEELQPDIIVSDIGMSEQDGYTLIRKLRSLTPEQGGKIPAIALTAYSQAEDRLKMIESGFQHYLSKPVDPHQLISVVANLLQLGTAN; via the coding sequence ATGCAGCCAGAAACCAATGTAAACATCCTTTTGGTGGATGATAAAGTGGAAAATTTACTGGCACTAGAGGCTATTTTGGAGCGACTAGGCGCAAATTTAGTCAGAGCAACTTCTGGGGAGGAGGCTTTGCGCTGTCTGTTGCATCAGGATTTTGCAGTGATTTTGTTAGATGTGCAAATGCCAGGGATAGATGGCTTTGAAACTGCAACTCTGATTCGTAATCGAGGAAGATCCCGGCAAACACCAATCATCTTTCTCACTGCTTTTAGTACCAGTGACCAAATGCTATTTAAGGGTTACGCTTTAGGGGCAGTTGATTATCTGCTCAAACCCATAGATGCTAATACTCTTATTTCTAAAGTTACAGTATTTGTCGAACTTTTTCGGAAAACTCAAGCTATCCAACAGCAAGCAGCACAATTAGCAGCAATCAATGCTGAACTCAGGCAAAGTGAAGAGCGTTTTCGTTCTCTGAGTACTTGTTCACCTCTGGGTATTTTTGAAACTGATACCCAAGGACGTTGTACTTACACAAATCCCCGTTATCAAGCGATTTGTAGTTTGAGTGCCGCCGAGAGTTTACAAACAAGATGGTTAGAATCAGTACATCCAGAAGATCAAGCAAGTGCGATCGCTAGTTGGTCTGATTATATTGCCCAGGGTGGCGACTACTCACAAGAATTCCGCTTTCAAACTGCTGATGGCAGTATCCGTTGGGTGCAAGTTAACTCTTCACCCATGCTTTCTAGTCAGGGTGAATTGTTAGGCTATGTCGGTACGCTAGCAGATATCACGACCCGCAAGCAAGCTGAAGAAATCCGCGCGCAAGTCATTCGAGAACAAACTGCCAGACAAGAAGCTGAGACGGCGAACCGGATGAAAGATGAGTTTTTAGCTGTTCTCTCCCATGAACTCCGCACACCCCTCACTTCCATGTTGGGTTGGTCAAAAATCCTCCGTGCTAAAAAACTAGACGAAAAATCTACAGCTAGAGCCTTAGAAGCAATTGAACGCAATGCGACTTCCCAAGTACAACTAATTGAGGATATTTTGGATGTATCACGGATTATTCGTGGTCAACTCAGGCTGAATTTATCTGCTGTCAATTTAATCACTGTCATAGAAGCGGCTCTTGATGCAGTGCGTCCCCTGGCAGAAGCCAAAAGTATTACAATCAGCAACGCGCTTGATGCTTCTCTGGGTTCAGTTTGTGGAGATCCCACACGGTTACAGCAAATTGTCTGGAATCTCTTAACGAACGCCATTAAGTTCACACCAAAGGAAGGTAAGGTAGAAGTCCGCTTAGAAATTATTCAACCAGCAGATACCGCTACCAATCATCTTAACTACGCCCAAATTCAAATTATTGATACTGGCATCGGCATTGAGCCAGAATTTCTCCCTAAAGTCTTTGAGCGCTTCCGACAAGCAGACAGCACCACAACGCGATCGCACAGTGGCTTAGGATTAGGATTGGCGATCGTCAGGCATCTGGTAGAATTGCACAAAGGCATAATTTTAGCAGAAAGTCAAGGTTCAGGTAAAGGTTCTACCTTTACTGTCAGACTACCCCTCATGCCACAAGAAACAGCACCAGTGCCATCAGCACAATCTGAGTCTCAATCTTCTTTCTTCGTCGGCTGCAAAATTCTCATCGTTGACGATGAAACCGACACCCGCAATTTTCTCGCCTTCTTATTTGAAGAATATGGCGCAGTTGCTTCTACCACAGCCTCAGTGGAAGCAGCCTTGGCAGTAATTGAAGAATTGCAACCAGATATTATTGTCAGTGACATCGGTATGTCAGAACAAGATGGTTATACACTGATTCGCAAATTGCGTTCTTTAACACCAGAACAAGGAGGAAAAATTCCAGCGATCGCTCTGACTGCATATTCACAAGCAGAAGATCGTCTGAAAATGATCGAATCTGGATTCCAACATTATCTATCTAAACCAGTTGATCCCCATCAATTAATCTCTGTAGTCGCCAATCTTCTCCAGTTAGGGACTGCCAACTAA